In Anabaena sphaerica FACHB-251, a genomic segment contains:
- a CDS encoding response regulator, producing the protein MKTVLIVEDDLINARVFSKILTKRGGLGVKHTEDVEEVIKIAQAGEADLILMDVSLSRSIYQGKSVDGIKITQMLKSDPQTANLPVILVTAHAMEGDRENFLKQSGADGYISKPVVDHQQFVDQIMALLPKN; encoded by the coding sequence ATGAAAACAGTTTTAATTGTTGAAGATGATCTGATTAATGCTCGTGTTTTTTCCAAGATTTTGACCAAGCGTGGTGGCTTGGGGGTAAAACACACGGAAGATGTAGAAGAAGTAATTAAAATTGCCCAAGCTGGAGAAGCTGATTTGATTTTAATGGATGTTTCTCTGTCACGCAGTATTTATCAAGGTAAGTCTGTTGATGGTATCAAAATTACACAAATGTTAAAATCTGACCCGCAAACAGCAAATTTACCTGTAATTTTAGTGACTGCACACGCTATGGAAGGCGATCGCGAGAACTTCCTCAAACAAAGCGGTGCTGATGGCTACATTTCAAAACCAGTTGTTGACCATCAGCAATTTGTTGATCAAATCATGGCACTTTTACCCAAAAACTAG